Below is a window of Anabas testudineus chromosome 10, fAnaTes1.2, whole genome shotgun sequence DNA.
tgcagctgaaaaaatatgtgaaccctttgaataatgacctaaaaaaagctaattggaggTGCTAGCATTAGTTAAGAAAATTACATTGgaggtgtgaactagagctacttagactgacaaaaaacactaactttttgactttgctctgcacaagaacaCTTATATAAGCCACACCTGACTAAAAGTAGCTTTCAGAGGATttacgatcaagaattgttgatttacatgcagctggaaaggattacaaagtgatgtcaaagaaatGTACCAGTctgcaaacaatctacaaatgatACATTTGGACTGAGGCTACTCTACTAAGAAGTGGACGGagagtcaaaatgaccccaagagcacaaaaAACGTATTCACAGAGGTAAGAAAAACAACCCCGAGTAACAACCAAAGATTTGATGGCATTATTGGAACTGACTAATGTTggtgttcatgagtctacagtaggtaaaacattgaacaagcaggatGTCCTGGGCAGGACGCCACGAAGGAAAGCACCGCTtcctaaaaagaacattactgcatgcctgaagtttgccaaatagcacattgacactccacaacagtattggtaaaatgttttgtggactgattaatctatattgaactatttgaaagaacacacagcactacatttggcataaagGGGAACAGCATCATCATGACATCATCATAAAAATTCCCAATTTCCCAAGTGCATCAAAAAATTCTAAAGAATAATATCAGACTGACTGTACTGTGTCTGAACGTCTGTAATCCATGATTGTTTCATAACTATATCATTTATGCTCCCCGTTATCGGGGTTAGTTTTaaggttttataaaaaaaagacataaagaaatTACACACCAACATTcaaatttactttttattttcatggaAAATTCAGTATAACAGTGCACAAAAAGTttgaatatatacagtaatatgCACATTTTTATGTCCCACCCATGATTAACATGCTAAATTCCTGTCAACAAACATTCAactttaaatgtataaatataaatatacagaattattaactttttatatttcatatagacataaaaaaaatgaaaatctagttttcaacacaattgcaaaattatattattatatattcttCATTAAGTTGTGTGAGTTGTGTCAACGTTCCGATTCTTCATGtaaaaaagatattttcagAAAATTATGAGTTATTGAAAAAAATAGTAATGATTTTTCCATCACAGTTACCAACATGTGCACAGTTACAATTATGTAAGcaccattttttaataatatccCTGAAACTGTAGAGAGTAGGAGAGCTAGAGGAGAGGAGCCTgtaggaaaacaagcagaagagaCTCTCTGAAAGTACAGAAATTAGATATCTGGCGATCAAACCATAGTGCTTTTCACTCTGTCAAAGATCTGCTGGATCTTTACTGCAGGGACACAGCCCTCCCTTACAATGGTGATGGTCCCTGTGAGATGAATAAGGCAAGTTTGCATGAGAATGAATGAGAATGTCTCTATGGTTACAACATAAAAAGATATTACATATTAGgaatttttctgtgtattttaccTTCATCAATCTTCACACAGTTGACCACAGTGGAGGCGACAACTTCATTAGAGTCCCCATCACACAGAACCCCTTGGATCTTGTGTCCAAGTCGACTAAGAAAACATAAATGGTGGCAGAGGTGTAAGTGAATGTGCAAAGCCCTCATGTTAATCTGATCTATTCTATTAGAGACACTGGCTCTGGGTCACTTACTTGATGACCATGCTGTGGTGGGTGCTGTCTGCTTCTCCACTGGGATTGGCTGAGGTTATGGCAAGGGGTCCAGTGATGTTACATAGGTGGGCGGTCACAGTGTGATCAGGGACACGGATCATGATAGTGTCCTTGGTACCAACACGGGCATAAGCTGGTCCCACTCCTACAAAGAGTCAATTAAAGGTTGAGGTGTAGACAGTACTCCAAGCTATGTCACAGACATTGAACTGCAGCAGTCAGGCTCTGTTTACCTAGTTTGAACAGCCATTCTCCTTTGTTGACGATGCAGCTGATGCCTCCAGGATACACGTTCCTCATAAACTCCCAGAGCAGAGGACTGAAGGGAGGATTTGTCTCAACCAGCTGCTCCACACTAGAGATGCAAATACAGACTGGCTTCTCTGCTGGTCTGTCCTAGAGAGAGTCCCAGTTAAGAGGTTCATGAGCTTCTGAGAAAGTTGACAGAGTAAAAGTTTGATTTTACCTTAAAgctttttcttactttaatgTTATAGATTTTCTCTATAGCCTGGGGGTTCTTGCAGGAGGCAGCCAGGGCATACACTGTGTCTGTGGGAATACCACACACTCCTCCTTCCTCTAGAAGACCAGCAATCTTCACGAGACCACTGGTCAGATGGGAATTTGCCACTGGACATGGAAGCTCTGCAGCAGACTCCTTCTTCACTCTCTCCTAACAAAGGCAACATAAGAGGGACACAGCTATAAAATAAGACAACCAAAATATTCTAGACCAGAGGAAGGGTACAAGAAGAAACCTCTGATGTATTACCTTTAGTAGGGCAGGGCCCATAGGCAGCAACCTCTGTGAGAAGATACAGTTGACCAGTGATGCCAGAGCTCCATATACAGAAATGATTGAAAGCAGTGCAAGCATGGCCACTGTGAAAAGAAATATATTAACACAAATCTAAATCATTTAGATTAGATTGGATAGATTATTAGAAAGTAAGTAAGTCTCTCCTTACTTTCTAGTTGATACGGTAGTCGACTCAAGGTAGACAGCAGGAAACAGACCAGAACAACCTCCATGATTGTTGTTAGAAACAGCAACACCAGGTTCCTGTAGGCAGCTGATAAAAACAATGGACAGAATGAGACCTGAGTCAAAACATTACTCTTATATGAAAAAGCAATGTTGTTGACCTTACCAATCAACATGAGGAAAGCATTAATAACCAGGAAGGCAATGGCTCCTGCTGCAAAACCGTATGCTGCCTCTGTAGATAGCTGCAGTAAGTTACCTAAAAGATGTACGAATTTAGATTATTGCAAAATTCAATCACAACAAATACAATCACAAGTTTGTACCAACATACCTGCAAATCTAAACCAGGTCCAGGTTGCCCACACTGCTACATAGATAGATGAGATGACAGATCCAAACCGGCCACCGCCTGTAACTTGCAGCCGACTGACATAGACCTGAACGATAGCTCCGGAGATAAGAACCCAAGGGACAGTCAGATGCAGGAAGGCAGGATTTGTACTAGAGCCACTTGAATGGAGGGCTGAGAGAGCAGCAACCCCATTTAAAAGGTAGAACAGGGAGTCTGAAACCTGGCCAGTTTGGGCCGGtacctcctcttcttcctgtttaGACCAGCAGCCTTGCAAAACTGCCTTCATCTGAGCAGTGGACACGGGCTGCGGGCCTACAGGGATGAGAGATTTCTCTGCTATGGTGTTGATAAGACGTGAGAAGGTACCATAGAGGGAGGCTGCAGTGAACAGGGAACAAGCTACACCAAAGAAGATGTAGTAACTCTGCTGAGGGATCTGAGGGATTGTGGACACAgtgagcagcacaaacagcaggttATGGATCACTTCCAGGACGTCCATGTTCAGGCTTCCCACACAGAACACCAAGCCTGCCACCACAAAGAACCAGTTTCCTACCATTGCTTGTCTCGCTGAGTTCACTGTACTGTGCTCCACAATCACGGCAGATACCACAAACTCATCCCACGCCTTGATCAGCCAATACGTAGCATGAAGACCAAACTTTGTGGTGTGGTAGCAGTCTTGGCGCAGATAGGCGTAGTAGCTAGAAAACAGCTGGGCAGCTGTGACAATTGAGACCCAGGCAGCTCCTAAACCAAAGGACTTCATGTACCCAAAGCTGTAGAAAGCAAAGATGAAGGGAGCAACAGTGTCACAGAAGAAACCCAAGGCCATTGGCTCtgcatattttgtgtttttcttcttctcttgacCAATACTCTGAGCACTTGCTGAGTTGGCGGTCCCTAACAGGAGAACATTAAAGAGGGGGGTACCAAAGCCTTTGAGCACTAGACGCTGAGTCAGACCTTTGACGAGCAGTGCAGCTGAACCGTAAATGGCAAAAACCAGAATGAGCAGCTCCAGAACCCCAGAGACCACAAGAGCCCACGAGCCCCCCACCACACCTACTGCTTCAAAAATCAAGGTGGCTGTGATGGctccaaaaacaaaaggcatGATGTAGTTGACTGTAGCAGAGCAGAAGGCCAAGAGGAAGGACAAAAGGATGTAGGGGACAAGACCAGCAATTGCTGACTCTTTTattgacagaaacaaaagacaaactgcaTCAGAGGTGGCATTCAGGCAGATATTGCTTTGCACAACAGTGGAAAGGGACGAGTTGTTTGTCGTGAGATGTTGTGCAAATGCTGCGGTCTGAGTTTCAGTCGAGGCACCAAAGTAGATTCGAGTTGCACCATAACTGCTCCAAAGGGCAGCATAGCTGATGAAGGCAGTGCCACTTAGGTGATCATATTTTCTGAAGGACAGCAGTCCAGCCACCACTTGGCATATACCACCAATGAGGATAAGATGAACACCTGCAAAATAGCTCTAAATTAGTATATGCTACATTTTAAATCTACTATATCGAAGACATTTACTAGAGGTTTTACCTGCGAGGATGTTCTCCACCCCGACTGGGGGGTTGCCAGTCCGAGCTGAGTTGAAGTTCTGCAGAAGTACGAGGAATGCACTGATCCCATTGGATAGCATTCCCAACACTCCTGGTTCACCATAGAAACTGGCTGGAAACCCGTCTGATGTTGCCATAATGTCTTTGTTGtcaatcagtgttttttactgaaacactgaaacaagtCACACAAACAATACATCTATGAATGTAGACAACTGTGTATGTTTTCCATTAACAAAGCATTATGAAATGCATAAAttacacaaaagaaaaattctgaatgtgttaaaatataaatgcaattCAAGATACACAAAAAGAGTTTGCTTTGTGGTAgttgaaaaaaagattttttttaaatgctaaaaataaaatgtactttaataaCTCTGGACAAATGGAGCTAAATTTATGccttaatgttttctctttggataaaattacacattaaaaatatttaacaaattataaaacaagaaatcaagATATCTAGTATAAGTGCAGAACACCTTAATTAATATCAGTTATATGTTACCCATAGATTTTATTAGAGTTAAATTTAACAACAGAAAATTctactttctttttattgcatcttttaaaaaaacactatagCAAATCTGCTATTGTAAAGTGACAGCAACAAGAGACACAGACTAACAGCTGTAAtcagtattttctgttaatttcccaaataacatttgaattgtAATAGTTTAGTTCTGACATAGAGTATCTTTATGCT
It encodes the following:
- the si:ch211-153b23.3 gene encoding uncharacterized protein si:ch211-153b23.3, which gives rise to MATSDGFPASFYGEPGVLGMLSNGISAFLVLLQNFNSARTGNPPVGVENILAGVHLILIGGICQVVAGLLSFRKYDHLSGTAFISYAALWSSYGATRIYFGASTETQTAAFAQHLTTNNSSLSTVVQSNICLNATSDAVCLLFLSIKESAIAGLVPYILLSFLLAFCSATVNYIMPFVFGAITATLIFEAVGVVGGSWALVVSGVLELLILVFAIYGSAALLVKGLTQRLVLKGFGTPLFNVLLLGTANSASAQSIGQEKKKNTKYAEPMALGFFCDTVAPFIFAFYSFGYMKSFGLGAAWVSIVTAAQLFSSYYAYLRQDCYHTTKFGLHATYWLIKAWDEFVVSAVIVEHSTVNSARQAMVGNWFFVVAGLVFCVGSLNMDVLEVIHNLLFVLLTVSTIPQIPQQSYYIFFGVACSLFTAASLYGTFSRLINTIAEKSLIPVGPQPVSTAQMKAVLQGCWSKQEEEEVPAQTGQVSDSLFYLLNGVAALSALHSSGSSTNPAFLHLTVPWVLISGAIVQVYVSRLQVTGGGRFGSVISSIYVAVWATWTWFRFAGNLLQLSTEAAYGFAAGAIAFLVINAFLMLIAAYRNLVLLFLTTIMEVVLVCFLLSTLSRLPYQLEMAMLALLSIISVYGALASLVNCIFSQRLLPMGPALLKERVKKESAAELPCPVANSHLTSGLVKIAGLLEEGGVCGIPTDTVYALAASCKNPQAIEKIYNIKDRPAEKPVCICISSVEQLVETNPPFSPLLWEFMRNVYPGGISCIVNKGEWLFKLGVGPAYARVGTKDTIMIRVPDHTVTAHLCNITGPLAITSANPSGEADSTHHSMVINRLGHKIQGVLCDGDSNEVVASTVVNCVKIDEGTITIVREGCVPAVKIQQIFDRVKSTMV